One stretch of Mangifera indica cultivar Alphonso chromosome 9, CATAS_Mindica_2.1, whole genome shotgun sequence DNA includes these proteins:
- the LOC123225881 gene encoding protein DETOXIFICATION 42-like: MMAEESDNVPSSEKNKPPLCIFFRNARNALKLDELGLEIAQIALPASLALTADPVASLVDTAFIGQIGPIELAAVGVAIALFNQISRIAIFPLVSITTSFVAEEDSVNKINQEAQELDEYFESGEVLLPKTEAKALLPENDSGKSRYEGSSYEPIKSGNKRRHIPSASSAMVIGSILGILEAIILIVGAKPLLDFMGIGADSPMLTPAQQYLILRSLGAPAVLLSLAMQGVFRGFKDTKTPLYATLSGDLTNIILDPIFIFVFHLGVSGAAIAHVISQYLIAAILLWRLIGQVDLIPPSVKHLEFGRFLKNGSLLLIRVMAVTFCVTLSASLAARQGPTRMAAFQVCLQVWLATSLLADGLAVAGQAILASSFAKKDYVRATETAARVVQLGLILGCGLSVTLAAGLTYGKVLFSRDVDVLHLINIGIPFVAGTQPLNSLAFVFDGVNFGASDFKYAAYSMVVVAIFSILCLLVLSSTSGFIGLWVGLTIYMSLRAFAGFWRIGTGTGPWEFLRSR, from the exons atgatgGCTGAAGAATCTGATAATGTCCCTTCTTCTGAGAAGAATAAACCTCCCCTATGCATTTTCTTCAGGAATGCCAG AAATGCCTTGAAGTTGGATGAACTTGGTCTAGAAATTGCACAGATTGCACTGCCTGCATCACTGGCTTTGACGGCGGATCCAGTTGCTTCTTTAGTTGATACAGCTTTTATTGGCCAAATAG GCCCAATAGAACTTGCGGCTGTAGGAGTTGCTATTGCTCTTTTCAATCAAATATCAAGAATTGCAATCTTTCCACTTGTCAGTATCACAACTTCTTTTGTCGCTGAGGAAGATTCTGTTAATAAAATCAACCAAGAGGCACAAGAGTTAGATGAATACTTCGAATCTGGTGAAGTCTTGCTACCGAAAACTGAAGCTAAGGCGTTGTTGCCAGAAAATG ATTCTGGCAAGTCTAGATATGAAGGCAGTAGCTATGAACCTATAAAATCTGGAAACAAAAGGCGGCATATTCCATCGGCCTCTTCAGCTATGGTTATTGGTAGCATCCTCGGCATCCTTGAAGCTATAATCCTTATAGTTGGAGCAAAACCTCTATTAGACTTTATGGGAATTGGTGCT GACTCCCCTATGCTAACCCCTGCTCAGCAATACTTGATATTGAGGTCACTTGGTGCCCCTGCAGTTCTTTTATCATTGGCCATGCAAGGAGTCTTTCGTGGATTCAAGGATACAAAAACCCCCTTATATGCCACTT TATCCGGAGACTTAACAAACATAATTCTGGACCCaatattcatttttgtttttcatttgggTGTCAGTGGCGCAGCCATTGCTCATGTTATATCTCA GTACCTCATTGCAGCAATACTTTTGTGGAGATTAATAGGGCAAGTTGATCTCATTCCTCCTTCCGTCAAACATCTTGAATTTGGTCGATTCCTTAAGAATG GTTCTCTATTACTTATTAGAGTTATGGCTGTCACGTTTTGCGTCACCCTTTCTGCATCTTTGGCTGCACGACAGGGACCAACTCGCATGGCTGCATTTCAGGTCTGCTTGCAGGTTTGGTTGGCAACATCTCTACTCGCTGATGGTTTGGCTGTTGCCGGTCAG GCGATCCTTGCAAGTTCATTTGCAAAGAAGGACTATGTGAGGGCAACAGAAACAGCAGCTCGAGTGGTGCAG TTGGGATTGATTCTCGGGTGCGGTCTATCCGTCACACTTGCAGCAGGACTAACTTATGGAAAAGTATTATTCTCGAGAGATGTTGATGTTCTCCACCTCATTAATATAGGAATTCCG TTTGTTGCAGGTACTCAACCCTTGAATTCGTTAGCATTTGTTTTTGATGGTGTCAACTTTGGAGCATCCGATTTTAAATATGCAGCATACTCTATG GTTGTTGTAGCTATTTTCAGCATCCTATGTTTATTGGTTCTCTCCAGCACAAGCGGGTTCATCGGACTCTGGGTCGGTCTCACTATCTACATGAGTCTTCGAGCTTTTGCTGGATTTTGGAG GATAGGGACAGGAACGGGGCCTTGGGAATTTCTTAGGAGTCGATGA
- the LOC123225915 gene encoding LOW QUALITY PROTEIN: armadillo repeat-containing protein 8-like (The sequence of the model RefSeq protein was modified relative to this genomic sequence to represent the inferred CDS: inserted 2 bases in 2 codons) — protein sequence MLTPNATIAGNGASTTGIIHRLVSQDQDVKLKALRQFKNQIIGNRTKKLXVLKLGAVPAVATILADAISADDVINNNYNDNKNNDYNYSVNKNIIVHSAAVLGSFACGFDPGVQAVLEAGAFQNLSRLLSNLDEKVVGAGARSLKMIYQSKCAPKYDFLEEKNMEFLLSLLNNENETVNGLGASIITHSCKTSLEXKILFDAGVLKKLTSLLQGSLSQRDASLESLATIFNNNSEIVLKFVGPDSGKALVSIIELVKDRSVRTRLLASLCLIVISNASPCYLQDVGIKAKLITTLLELLDDPGQIGEEASFGFSRLIAQKEDVHKLAFEHSAVDKLYNHLQKGSLHPRKYEGILLALADMCSKLECCRDRFLSLQELNMVIDALAHDSADVRIAACICLKSVSRSIKNLSAGFFMNEMVVIPLVRLLNEPSTSVQVAALGAVSNIVVDLTTCRSTFFRFGGVKQLVQLSKSMDATIRLNALWALRNLMFLAENKCKEEVFTELTAPLLASLICDPESFVQEQALAFARNLIDGCIDSVEYMFAEDGIIFDAVGRQLKSVSKAEIAIQGMYVLSNVSTGKEYHKEAVINQLLSHEENGTQSCIMKFLQSNCSQLRTATVWVVLNLICSSSTGAFSRFVRLSDAGIVSQMKNMVNDPCLDVKLRVRTALVQFTNFEDGSR from the exons ATGCTGACACCCAACGCTACTATAGCCGGAAACGGCGCCTCCACAACAGGCATCATCCACCGTCTGGTTTCCCAGGATCAGGACGTCAAGCTCAAGGCTCTCCGTCAGTTCAAGAACCAAATCATTGGTAACCGCACCAAGAAGC ATGTCCTCAAGCTCGGCGCCGTGCCTGCCGTCGCCACTATCCTAGCAGACGCCATTTCGGCAGATGACGTCATCAATAAcaattataatgataataagaataatgattataattatagcgttaacaaaaatatcattgtaCATTCAGCTGCGGTGCTTGGCAGCTTCGCTTGCGGCTTCGACCCAGGAGTCCAAGCCGTTCTCGAAGCTGGCGCATTTCAGAATTTGTCGCGGCTCCTTTCGAATCTTGATGAGaag GTGGTAGGTGCTGGTGCACGTTCTCttaaaatgatttatcaatCAAAATGTGCTCCAAAGTATGATTTCCTTGAAGAGAAAAACATggaatttcttctttcattattGAATAATGAGAATGAAACTGTTAATGGGCTTGGTGCAAGTATTATTACTCATTCCTGTAAGACAAGTTTAG GGAAGATATTGTTTGATGCAGGGGTTTTAAAGAAGCTTACTAGCCTTCTTCAGGGTTCTTTAAGTCAGAGAGATGCCAGCTTAGAGTCTCTAGCGACAATCTTCAATAACAATTCCGAAATTGTTCTAAAGTTTGTTGGACCTGACAGTGGAAAAGCTTTGGTTTCTATAATTGAGCTAGTGAAGGATAGATCTGTCCGGACAAGATTGTTGGCTTCCTTGTGCTTGATTGTCATAAGTAACGCTTCTCCTTGCTATCTGCAAGATGTAGGGATCAAAGCCAAACTTATAACTACTCTACTTGAGCTTCTAGATGATCCTGGTCAAATTGGAGAAGAAGCTTCCTTTGGTTTCTCTCGTTTGATAGCACAAAAGGAAGATGTCCATAAACTAGCCTTTGAGCATAGCGCTGTTGATAAGCTTTACAACCATTTGCAAAAGGGTTCATTACATCCTAGAAAGTATGAAGGAATATTGTTGGCATTGGCTGACATGTGCTCGAAGTTGGAATGTTGCAGGGATAGATTTTTATCGTTGCAG GAATTGAACATGGTAATAGATGCTCTAGCACATGACAGTGCTGATGTGCGTATTGCAGCTTGCATTTGCTTAAAAAGTGTATCTCGATCAATCAAG AATTTGAGTGCAGGTTTTTTTATGAATGAAATGGTTGTCATTCCCTTGGTTCGGCTGTTAAATGAACCTTCTACTTCTGTCCAG GTTGCTGCTCTTGGTGCTGTTAGCAACATAGTGGTTGATCTTACAACTTGTAGGTCAACATTTTTTCGGTTTGGAGGCGTGAAACAGCTTGTTCAGTTATCAAAATCAATGGATGCAACAATCAGGCTAAATGCTTTATGGGCTTTGAGGAATTTAATGTTCCTAGCAGAAAATAAGTGTAAGGAAGAAGTATTTACAGAGCTTACTGCACCCTTATTAGCAAGTCTTATCTGTG ACCCTGAATCTTTTGTTCAAGAGCAAGCTCTAGCCTTTGCTCGTAACCTTATTGATGGATGTATAGACTCTGTTGAGTATATGTTTGCTGAAGACGGTATTATATTTGATGCTGTTGGAAGACAATTAAAGAGTGTTTCGAAAGCTGAAATTGCGATACAG GGAATGTATGTGCTCAGCAATGTGTCAACCGGAAAAGAGTATCACAAGGAAGCAGTAATAAATCAACTCCTTTCACATGAAGAGAATGGAACCCAATCCTGTATAATGAAGTTTTTGCAGAGTAACTGCAGCCAATTACGTACAGCTACTGTTTGGGTTGTGCTAAATCTAATTTGTTCATCAAGTACAGGTGCATTTAGTAGGTTTGTAAGATTAAGTGATGCTGGCATAGTTTCTCAAATGAAGAATATGGTGAATGATCCCTGCCTGGATGTAAAG CTCCGGGTCAGAACAGCGCTTGTACAATTTACGAATTTTGAGGATGGCTCAAGATAG